In Styela clava chromosome 6, kaStyClav1.hap1.2, whole genome shotgun sequence, the genomic window tagaaccccgaattctttcatttccgacctaatATATGGTAAAAAGGGGGTTTTCaaccgtgctactattgctatcaaaacaacgaaatcgcctttttATCAGTAAACGAGttaattttagatatattaaaaaactcgctgaagaacaccaagctcgtCCATCTCATTAAAATACACTATATAAACTATGAATTGTCTTCGtttttggtctgtaatatattcgtttctgactttacattttttgtagtgcaggggggcgatgaagttgtataaactactgtaggggggcAATGAtcgaaaaagtttgggagcCACTGCTCTAGAGTCCAGAAGTTTGTGCATTAATATGTCGCACAGCCTGAAagctaaccggtacacacaatCTATGTtcagttgtgcgccatcctgcTGCACATACTTAATTATTGTGTAGAGCCACCTAATGTTTGAATGCATAACAAATTGTGTCGCCAATATCTTATCTGATATCTTTATATTACAATGACCAGATATCGAGTGAAGTAGCCACTTGCATATGCAATATTGCCAATGCATATATACCAGTACGGTGAACATTCGCCAGTGTTGTCCCAGTCTTCCCTTTCCCCGCTAAACTAATGAATAAATCTACAATATTCTCATTTGTACACGATTAAAATAATGATCTTTCTTATATTCTTCTCATACAATATCTGAATACTCAGTTAgttgtttctaaatttacaaaacgcCTGCGAAATAATTGCTGAAAACCGGGCGCTCTTGGTGCGTTTTTTGCGTCTTAATTAGTAAACTAAAACGATATAAAGTAGTCATACGTATAAAAAGAAACCGACCGCTCGACATTGACGCCCCTGGCTTTTCGCGAGAGCCATGTGTAAACTCTTGAGGGTTTGCCTGAAGTCGATGAAggtcattttttttcattcagtcGGGAGGCGCACCCACTTGGAAGGCATAGTGCAATTATTCAGCGTTTAATGTTTATGATAGCGGCAATCTATCAGTGCTGTTTTAATTTTACGTGACACGAATGTGACTCcctcaaacataaattattttattgaaacaatatctTACTTTTATATCGCGATCTACTCAATAGGTGCCACAGAGATTATATAAGCATAGGCAAGTACGTCAACCTCGCTGAAGTGATTATCCAAAGCTTGGGTAATTTTTTTACTGATGGCGACGTAGGTATTCTTGCCTTGTTCTCATTTTGCAGCTAAAACACACGCCAAACGATCACCGATTTCATATTCGATGGCCGTATACGGACGTAACTTGTGTATACCCCTGGTTCAGAGTATATACCGAGACTCGTTAAAAGTCGAAAGGATTCAAAATAGATCttcgaaatatttaaatcattaaaaaaagtttattatatCGCTGAATATGGGTAGTAACTTCATTCCAGAAAAAAGTTGCCGAATCGATACTGGTATATTCGCATATGCGAAATGTGAATCATTTTCTGTGATATCTTATAAGACGATTAGAGCACTTGCTTAGAGCTATACAGGTTATCCGGAAGAGTTACTTAAAACACTTTAGTGAAATTACGCCAGTAATGAaacatattgttttattttatttcgacAATTTTCTAACATAATAATGATTAACTTGCATTCTTCATGAGTAGGCTATCTAACTTGTCTAACATAAATTTCTAACATAATAATGATAAACTTGCATTCTTCATAAGTAGGCTATCTAGCTTGTCTATCGTTGAGAACTGTCaaagaatcaaaaatttgtCGTTGTGAAATGCTGTATTACTTTTTACTTGTAGTCTCTCCGTCTTTGAAAGGTGCAACACATTATGACTTCAACAATGGTAATTAGATGGCCAAAGGAATAAGATATgttaaatttgacaaaatacgCCATGTGTCACTACATCACCCGAGCCATCGTAATTTCCCATTCCGCCCCCTGGCGTGTTTGGGTCCACGAATACTTTTATGTCAATATTCACACGCTTAGCAAAATCAGTTCCAAGTTTTGGATATTCTCCAGCTATCCAGTTAGCATATGTTGCAACGTCACCATTGCGATATAGGACGTCCCCGGtctgaaaaaagaaaacaaagcatcactacataatttttttctatatcGTTTTACCCTTAAGCAAAACTACAGCTCTGAAAGGAAGATTGAGGAAAACAAGTCTGTACGCGAAGGTTGGATAGTTATTCAGAATAAAGGGAATGAATTATGTTCTCCAGTCGTCATTTAAAACTACATTCTTTGGGTCAACATATGCGGAGCACAAAGTATACGAAAAGGCGAAGCACCATGCACAATAATCAAGTAGTTTTCACTGAAGTCGTTACTTAAAAGACTCCGTGAGCATTATTAGATCCTAATTCACCACAAAAAAAATCTTACAAGTGGGTTAAATCTCATTCCAATCCAAACGTAAACATGTTCAGAATTTGACGGCATTTCTGAACGAATTTTCACCAACATCTTATTGTAATGTTCTTGATTGTATACATTTGCAAGAAATCCACCCCTTTCTCTACAAATTGTTTTGGCATCAGTAAGCTTTATTAAATCAGATTTTGTGTGAAGTTCCAACCAATAACACCCTTCGCCATGAATTACATGACAGTAACCTGAcgtatataaaaatatgaagcaTAAAAATATTGTGTAATCGTGATGGTGATTTCTGACATTCTatatatttctcaaaaaaagaaaaaaatttaaattaactttCTCACTATGTGCTTATTGCAAAGTAACAGATGGCAAAATTGATTGCTTCAACTGTACAGTAAAATCGTGTCAATCACCAGCAAATTTACACATACTGCTAAGTATCATTCAAAAGCTCCGTTAATGATATAAGTATATATGTTGTGATGGCAACATTTTTATATGTTATTATATTCTGACTCGCCAAAAGGCAACATGTAAACTTGTGACTTCCATCCGACTGCGTTTAACCGCAATCCGCATCATAATCAACAATTAAGTGTGCAAGTATTTTGCCGCCATATTAACAGTGTATATCGGCAAACTGTTACTAGAAAAAAATGATCACATActttttccaaatttcattaAAGGCATAACTTCCGCTTTCAATTCCATCATCTCTTCAGCAAATATAGCTGTTATGTTTGCAGCAGTTTTAAGTTGGTTGGCATATAATCTTGATTCCACATTAATGATCTCGGTCCGTAATTTCCCAATGGCTGAGTTTAAAACAACGCAACGTAACATAATGCACTAGTAAATGAATGTTGCGAAACATGATCTTTTGAAGGATAGTGATAAcaattatcaaaatatacaaaGCAAACGCGTTTAAACGCAAATAAAAGAAAGGACCAAGAAGCTGTTTAATTATGCGACACAACACGACGTCAAGTTCCGTAAGATTTCAGGCCATTATGAGAATTGAGGGTTCAAATGCCGATCATTCGACCACTGCTTAATAGAAAAAGCTATGCGCTCGTGGGCCATAATCGAAAAAGAAATGTTTCGTATTGTGCAAAAATTTACCTTTTGTTATCTTTTCGTCTATTATCAGCATCATTTCGTTCTTGTTCGGTACTGGTAGATGGTAATTTGTTGTAGTATTGAGACCGGCACCACTCTGTAGAGATTCGACACTATCCACTTCCATGCATATTTTCTGTTTTGCACATGCCGGACTGTTAACAAATAGACATCCAAGAATGTAAAGTGATATAGAATAAAAACTCGTAGTCATCATTCGAGCGAGGTTTCGACAATTACAAAATATAGCCCACTTCTTTACAGaaattatctatatatatatatatatataactgtgACTATGTGATTTTATTTCTATAATAGATgtttaaaacaaaattgctgGAAATACCCGAAAATGAGAAATCCGAATTGAACTACATATAGCCGAATGTgccattaaacaatatataatttgaGGCAATAATATCTTGCCTAGGGCAGAAACGGAAAGTACCACATTATAAACTATGGTATCATGAAGTAATATATACACATATTTCAGCAAACTTACAAGCGCACACGATTACAGCGATCATCGTTTTGAATTTACGTGAATGGATGGGTTACCCTTTAAATGGACTAGCCAGAATATTTATAATGCTCATTAATTACACATTAAAGTTTTCTTGGCGTGATTTTTCTGGTCAGGAGAATATTAACGTTATATCATCGGGAACAAAATAACTGAGAGATGTTTTGAGTTGAAACGAATTCTCCTCAAAATCACGTTTTGGCAGAGCGTGAACgtgaatatatatcatatcagCATTAGATATTAGGGAATCGAATCGATTGCACTACTAACTTGTCAAAGCCCACAAAACAATATCActagtctatatatatattgatacaAGAACACTGACCGTTGTCTTGGTCGATTACCTAATACTGATTACCTAATTCACATGACAAACAAGGCCGCTCAGCTGGGATGTTATACGTACATGGCTCTGAAACAGCGTTtaccaaccttttttggtcgcggactattttctcaccggcgaaaaccgttgcggactcaaggtgcgtttattgcaactgTACTCTGTGGGAAGAAGTAATGAAatcaaacacaacagaattttaacgaattttaaaatcggaaattcgctgcaattacgcgttcgttaaaagagccTACTTTTGAATCTGCTAACTTCAAACGCCCGCATTGGCAGACGTGCTTTCACTTGGATCTACTTCAACCTATGACAAAATAATCAATTACCGTCTGTACCATTATGTTAGCAGGACTATTGAATAGTTTCGAAACAGCGTATTTGTCAGTTAATTTAAGAACTGTTCCAATAGTTACATTCTTAATACACGGTTATGTAAATAACAAAGCGATGTTGGATTTTTGCTTTTTAGCAGCCTTCCAGTTTTTTTTCTGCAAGAAAACAGATAACTTGCGAGAACAACTTCTTTTACGGGAATGTAGTTTTACGAGGTACGTTAAACAAAGTGGTGTAATATTTTGGAATCAACAAAGTCTAAATGGTAGACAAAGAGCTATAGTGACATCACTAAGTTCGAAACTATATGGGCCGAAGacatattgaaaaatcaaaagaGCAATGCTAAAAAACATATACACGAATGCCAAAGCGAAGTAGTAAtctttacagtaccggtagtctgaccATCAGATCACTGAGATGTGATCTCGCAACCAGGGTACCGACAGCCAGACTGTCCTCGCTCTCGCTTCCCGAATTTCTGTCACGGTGATGATCATGTGTTCAGTGAATCGACATACCAAATAATTCGAGTCACAAATgtagtatcaaatattttacagtatcgTCTATCTTCAGCTTATCAAAAACTACCGTCTTCGCTGACCAAGAGATCGGTGACACGCAAAGGGGAATGTTACAAGTAATATTCACGAAATCATCGCACAAAACTTCGAAGTGAGAAACGAATCTCGGCCTACAGATgcttttaaatgaataaaagtaatagcattcttGCAACAACCACAATTTTCAACCAATGagaatttaaaatcaataaaatcatGACTACCACCAACAACCACATCATACCAAACTATTCATAGATCCTCTTTATGTCCAATAAGTTGAATAAGGAACAGTCCTTTTTAAACAATATTGCAATATCTTTTTAATTTACTTCAACTTGCCTTTCATATTAATGGGAATAAATCACGGCATCACGGAATTTACAAGTGGATCGTAATAAGCTGTTTTGCTCAAAAGAATGGTTTTTCAATAAGACGACAAAAGGTGTAAAAGTTTTATaagcaatttaaaaataagtaGATATATTTGTAGATAAGTAGTCATTATTATTTTACAACATCACTCTCCGACGAAAAGTTGGGATATGCCACTACACGTTTGTTCCATATATTAAAGCAATGTTTCCTATCAGTTGCGACccgaaatttaattttttagtaaattttattttaatatttggtattgaaatgTTGCTTAATAGTACATGTTTATGTGGGAAGCATCACAGCAGCGTAAAAACTTGGCATCTATTTTGCCAAGTTAAGCCACGCTACGTTTTGGAAAACTCACCAATGTTTTGTTGCGATATGGAAGAATACAgtaaattactgaaaaatttaaaaaaattcttgcgcaatttatcaaaaaaaaaaatttctaaatttgaaaCATGAAACTAAAGTTTCACATTTTATTTCTCGCACGCCATAATGTGATTGACATAAATCAGACGTGATTTACGTATGGGCAAGGCTCAAGATATTTTATACACGTCTGCTAATGCCATGATGTAATGAACATAACATAAATTAGTCAGAATTTCCTCAAATCCTTTTTCTTATTCTTCGCCGGAGGCGTGGCAATTCGGTGAAAGTTTATATTTGGGTTTCCCACCGTTGTTTGTTGTAttgtgtaaaaaaatttataaaaaagaatttaaaatttaccTCATTGAACACTCTTTTTCTTTCACTCCAGGTAAGTAAGTAATGAAGTCGTGCACACTCAAAAAATGGCCTGTCTATTAATTACTGTAAGGTATGGGATTTGGCAGGAACATAGAAAGGATGAGGTTCATAGTCATTGCTGTTTGAGTTACATCGTTGTTTGATAAAACTTCTGGATTTATTTTGTTGATCTGtattaaaagtaaaaatttgtATTAGAGGATGATTGTGTTATACAATTAATTACAAAGGATTAAAATCGAAAGAAGACTActcatatatgtatatatatacaattctTAAGTCTTTTCAGTTTATGAAGTATCGAGACCGAAGACGACTTATGGGAAAGAGCATTTTGCTATACGGAAGGTAGCAttcttggaattttaattttcgactttGTTGGCGAGAAATTGTGAAAGAAACTAGAAATTTCATAAAGATCGGCGCGTTTTTCGttgttaccatggaaacgaaacttCAATCCGCACTTTCTATAAAACGCACATTACTAGGGTGATAGGATAATCCacgtgaaaaatttcatccagattgTTCCACCTGTTAAGACACTAAatctaaacagacagacagatacacagacagacagacagattgATGACGATTGATAATAAGGGTCTTATAGAGCGGAAATCCAATATATATAAACTTATATTTGCACCCGCCTGACCTATACCAAAATCGTGAAACCATTTCTATATATCCAAATGAGAAACGTGGActtgaacttttatttatttagaagCCTGTGATAAATACAAAtctctgaattttttttattgaattgttgaATAACAATGAATAATAGACTACGATTATGGCCAATATGAAATCATGCTGTCTCAAGATCCGAATGGGACCCGCGTTTTAAAAGCCCAGGATACAGACCAAAAACGTTTTGCAGAATCTATAGAAGTAAaccataataaaaaattaaaaaaaataactgtaCCTAGCACATCGCGAATTCATTATCAGAACAAAACGATGCAATCGTGAATCAAAACAATAGGAATCGCTCAAAGTATGAATCGGAATTGGGGCGACTGAATTCTTCTGTACTGTCTGAAgaagttattacttatcgattttaatcagtaagtatgttgataggtatttgtctgtctgtatgtctgtttgtctgttagatgcacgcgatatctcacgaaaacgagattaaatctgctcccaattttgcatttgcattcatctgatttcggaccagaagcctattgattttgggcgaattatgtcgtataattagcgagttatcaattaattagtgatgggacacaaggtgtcactatggagtaggAGCGCTGTTTtgagggatcccctaactttcgatcgataagtcttcggtctttgACCGATATTTTCGTTTACTGTTCTAAACATTTTATGTCTTCAATATTCTAATGAAGTCAAATTGATGCATATCATAATTGTGTTTATTTTGTTATCTATATTTATCTGATATTTTAGGCCAGAATGGAGCGAATTCCCAGTATCAGGTTAAGCCAATAAATATtccaatttatgaaaataaacatatttgaataaaaactttaaaattacatttgaaCTGAAACAGTTTTGCAATACTATATTGAATAACTTTAGCCTCACGGCAGTCTTTCACGTAAATGAAAGAGAATGTCAAACAGTGACAAATCAACTACCGTACATTAATACGCTCTCTATAGTTGTTGCTGTTGTGGttttgattgaaattgaatttttacaaATTCGTCAAATCAATGTTTTAGGCTTGCTTTTTACGCTGGCacagattctaaaatattcagatttattattttaaagtcAAGGGAAACGAAATTGAACAATTcgaacaaataatatttatacctttaaatttgtgaaattattttattataaaagttaTGATTGCAAATCATGTTGTACAAAATGTCTACCGCACCTGCTAAGCAACGCAAATGTTTAGTGCgctatatttgaaatatcattgCTAAATAGGTGAATGCGGTATTCTACATATTTTATCAATGACACTTTTGTTTAAGCGATATTCATCAACAATGCATAATATaggaaaaattgaatgaattttaatCAATGGAGGTATTTTTCTCAATATATTGTTGCTTGAAAGATTTATTTTGGACTGTGGAAAGtaccaaaaatgaaaaaatattttcgagttaTTGGGAAATACAACTGTCTCACTTTTAGTCGTGACTTAGTTATTGTACTTTGACAAGTCCGATTATGTTTCAAACACATAATAAATTTACTAGTGGtaattgttgttttattacTAACATTTTAGTGTGCGAATGTGACCGTTCAAAAACTATCTATCCACTAACTACGCAATTCAGACTTTtcgtatttttcaatttttcaatattactcAAAATTACACATTTTTAAGAAGAGGAAGCCATATTAAACTATCTTAATTTATTTAACTTTTGAGTCTTAAGTCCCGGATGTAAAT contains:
- the LOC144424636 gene encoding uncharacterized protein LOC144424636 — encoded protein: MMTTSFYSISLYILGCLFVNSPACAKQKICMEVDSVESLQSGAGLNTTTNYHLPVPNKNEMMLIIDEKITKAIGKLRTEIINVESRLYANQLKTAANITAIFAEEMMELKAEVMPLMKFGKSYCHVIHGEGCYWLELHTKSDLIKLTDAKTICRERGGFLANVYNQEHYNKMLVKIRSEMPSNSEHVYVWIGMRFNPLTGDVLYRNGDVATYANWIAGEYPKLGTDFAKRVNIDIKVFVDPNTPGGGMGNYDGSGDVVTHGVFCQI